The following proteins are encoded in a genomic region of Paenibacillus sp. FSL R7-0273:
- the dhaK gene encoding dihydroxyacetone kinase subunit DhaK, which translates to MKKIINAPETLVREMCSGLVLAHPSLVFNSKHKVIQKKRLNPDKVTLISGGGSGHEPAHAGFVGKGMLDAAVCGDIFASPSQIQVYQAIRSTAGQKGTLLIIKNYSGDMMNFKNAAFLAGEDGIEVDYVKEDDDIAVEDSLYTVGKRGVAGTVLVHKIAGAAAERGLPLAEVKKAAEKAIANIRSIGFAFTSCTVPAKGTPTFQLEDNEMEYGVGIHGEPGIRREPVVTADELAARMTAALLESLGAEGDAAREVTVLVNGFGATPLQELYLLGNSVIRELNAKQVTVHNVLVGNFMTSIDMAGASLSLMKLDDQLKELLADECHTPALVLRGPFEPVQYTEAVRQPQAEQEVSFKCDTDAAYAKVTGDTFTLNNLIYAIDKMSEIIIENEVPFCELDAHAGDGDFGMSVAKGFKQLKTEWKDITQNHAADTGSFLDACSLIIMEHCGGASGPIWGSAFRAAGKYAGDRTELSMQELAGMLEAVVKGIQDTGERAFGRGAVVGDKTLIDALVPYTQSWKDSAAQGDDFGTASAKAAAAAVEGARQTGDIVARMGRAGTVGERSLGYPDAGAYALGVIFTGLSEAMQ; encoded by the coding sequence ATGAAGAAGATTATTAATGCACCGGAGACTCTGGTAAGGGAAATGTGCAGCGGGCTGGTGCTGGCCCATCCGTCCCTTGTTTTCAACAGCAAGCATAAGGTAATTCAGAAAAAGCGGCTGAACCCTGATAAGGTAACTTTGATCAGCGGCGGCGGCAGCGGACATGAGCCTGCCCATGCAGGATTTGTCGGCAAAGGGATGCTGGATGCAGCGGTCTGCGGGGATATTTTTGCTTCGCCATCGCAGATTCAGGTGTACCAGGCAATCCGCTCAACGGCCGGTCAAAAGGGAACGCTGCTGATCATCAAGAACTACAGCGGCGATATGATGAACTTCAAGAATGCGGCATTCCTTGCCGGAGAAGACGGCATTGAGGTCGATTACGTTAAGGAGGACGATGACATCGCCGTTGAAGACAGCCTCTATACCGTAGGGAAAAGAGGGGTTGCCGGCACAGTGCTGGTGCACAAGATTGCCGGCGCGGCGGCCGAGCGTGGTCTGCCTCTGGCCGAGGTGAAGAAAGCAGCCGAAAAGGCCATCGCGAATATCCGCAGCATCGGGTTCGCCTTCACCTCATGTACAGTGCCCGCTAAGGGAACGCCGACCTTCCAGCTTGAGGATAACGAGATGGAGTACGGAGTAGGGATTCACGGTGAGCCCGGTATCCGCAGGGAGCCGGTTGTAACCGCCGATGAGCTGGCAGCGAGAATGACAGCCGCTTTGCTGGAAAGCCTGGGCGCAGAAGGCGATGCTGCACGCGAGGTAACGGTGCTGGTCAACGGCTTCGGGGCAACTCCGCTGCAGGAGCTGTATCTGCTCGGCAACTCGGTTATCCGTGAGCTGAATGCGAAACAGGTTACCGTGCATAACGTGCTGGTCGGAAACTTCATGACGAGCATTGATATGGCCGGAGCTTCCCTGTCGCTCATGAAGCTGGATGATCAGCTTAAGGAATTGCTGGCTGATGAATGCCATACGCCTGCGCTTGTGCTGCGGGGGCCGTTCGAGCCGGTGCAATATACCGAGGCTGTCCGGCAGCCGCAGGCTGAGCAGGAGGTTTCGTTTAAGTGCGATACAGATGCTGCGTATGCCAAGGTTACAGGAGATACCTTTACTCTGAATAATCTCATCTATGCCATCGATAAAATGAGCGAGATCATCATTGAGAATGAGGTTCCGTTCTGCGAGCTGGATGCCCATGCCGGTGACGGTGACTTCGGCATGAGCGTGGCCAAAGGGTTCAAGCAGCTCAAAACCGAATGGAAGGATATTACACAGAATCATGCTGCTGATACAGGCAGCTTCCTCGATGCCTGCTCCCTGATCATTATGGAGCACTGCGGCGGCGCATCCGGCCCGATCTGGGGCTCTGCGTTCCGGGCGGCCGGCAAATATGCCGGAGACCGGACGGAACTGTCGATGCAGGAGCTGGCCGGAATGCTGGAGGCCGTAGTTAAGGGCATCCAGGATACAGGCGAGCGAGCCTTCGGCAGGGGCGCGGTTGTCGGCGATAAGACGCTGATCGACGCGCTGGTTCCGTATACGCAGTCATGGAAGGACAGCGCCGCGCAGGGCGATGACTTTGGCACCGCCTCAGCGAAGGCGGCAGCGGCTGCGGTTGAGGGAGCACGGCAGACCGGCGATATCGTAGCCCGGATGGGCAGAGCCGGTACTGTCGGCGAGCGTAGCCTCGGTTATCCCGACGCAGGCGCTTATGCGCTGGGGGTTATTTTTACCGGGCTGTCGGAAGCCATGCAATAA
- a CDS encoding histidine kinase N-terminal 7TM domain-containing diguanylate cyclase has product MDLGSWIDLIMCFILFLLFIYIFASVTITRLHKVYLGFHFSMMLWPYCQFAIKTVDDPVYQLFYVKLAFVDASMLVAGWIFFTILISGQTQFLKRKILILLFLPAVFSSIGVILNPYGWFVTPVNGGYVERIYGPIFWINIVILIIHAFVSLYIIYVALVSDQASRIKNQIMYMLRGILAVTVFLLLDILLNVVLDDYLPVIPGFTSLGIVISAIFFVITIHQDKVFDIVTIAHQDIIDTMEYGILVLDDQERVMEMNQALLPYSRLKAGERFNMEAFLQDKTDTISHFLKKYREHPDEIAEIECLLPDGQLHINIHAAPILVSSVRVGRTITFQDITELRRLVDETNHQNAILQERNESLIRVQEELFQTNRKLTKMAITDSLTACYNRHYLTQQLEHEVNGRRGQHFPAAIILIDIDFFKAVNDRYGHLAGDLVICSTVEVLQRTLREHDILARYGGEEFIIYLPDTGEAEALAIAKQLKAAVASNKIGIDNVAHPVWVTISMGVLSISDFSSGQPKDASAYLNDLLKTVDKALYAAKHQGRNRIVSVRR; this is encoded by the coding sequence TTGGATTTGGGATCGTGGATTGATCTGATCATGTGCTTTATTCTGTTCCTGCTGTTCATATACATATTTGCCTCTGTCACGATAACCAGACTGCACAAGGTATACCTGGGCTTTCATTTCTCGATGATGCTCTGGCCGTACTGCCAGTTCGCCATTAAAACGGTCGATGATCCGGTATATCAGCTGTTCTATGTGAAGCTTGCCTTTGTGGATGCGTCCATGCTGGTTGCCGGCTGGATCTTTTTCACCATCCTGATCTCAGGCCAGACACAGTTCCTTAAGCGCAAAATATTAATCCTGCTGTTCCTGCCCGCCGTCTTCTCCTCAATCGGGGTAATACTGAATCCGTACGGCTGGTTCGTTACTCCGGTTAACGGGGGGTACGTCGAACGGATTTACGGACCTATTTTCTGGATAAATATCGTCATTCTCATTATTCACGCCTTTGTTTCCCTGTACATTATTTATGTTGCGCTTGTCTCCGACCAGGCTTCCCGGATTAAGAACCAGATTATGTATATGCTCAGAGGCATACTTGCAGTAACGGTATTTCTGCTCCTGGATATCCTGCTGAATGTTGTGCTCGACGACTATCTGCCCGTCATTCCCGGATTTACTTCGCTGGGCATTGTGATCTCGGCTATTTTCTTTGTCATTACTATTCATCAGGACAAGGTATTCGATATTGTGACCATTGCCCACCAGGATATTATTGATACGATGGAATACGGCATTCTCGTGCTGGATGATCAGGAGCGGGTGATGGAAATGAATCAGGCTCTGCTCCCTTACTCCCGGCTCAAGGCCGGGGAGCGCTTTAACATGGAGGCTTTTCTGCAGGATAAGACAGATACCATTTCACATTTTCTGAAAAAATACCGGGAACACCCCGATGAGATCGCCGAAATTGAATGCCTGCTTCCGGACGGCCAGCTGCACATCAACATTCACGCTGCGCCTATCCTGGTAAGCTCAGTCCGGGTAGGGCGGACCATCACCTTCCAGGATATCACCGAGCTCCGCCGGCTTGTTGATGAAACGAATCATCAGAATGCCATTCTGCAGGAAAGAAATGAATCTCTGATCAGAGTTCAGGAGGAGCTGTTCCAGACTAACCGCAAGCTCACCAAAATGGCTATCACCGACAGCCTCACCGCCTGCTATAACCGGCATTATCTGACACAGCAACTGGAGCACGAAGTGAACGGAAGGCGCGGGCAGCATTTTCCGGCAGCTATTATCCTGATCGACATCGACTTTTTTAAGGCGGTGAACGACCGTTACGGCCATCTGGCCGGTGACCTGGTCATCTGCAGTACTGTTGAGGTGCTGCAGCGCACACTGCGTGAGCATGATATTCTCGCCCGCTACGGCGGTGAGGAGTTCATTATTTATTTGCCTGATACCGGAGAAGCGGAGGCGCTTGCCATTGCCAAGCAGCTGAAGGCCGCCGTCGCCTCCAATAAAATAGGCATCGATAATGTCGCCCATCCGGTATGGGTAACCATCAGCATGGGCGTGCTCAGCATCAGTGATTTCAGCTCCGGACAGCCGAAGGATGCTTCCGCCTATCTGAACGACCTGCTCAAAACCGTAGACAAAGCGCTTTATGCCGCCAAGCACCAGGGTCGCAACCGGATCGTCTCCGTACGTCGGTGA
- a CDS encoding glycerol dehydrogenase: MRKAFISPTKYVQGEDELLNLGYFVQTFGQSALLIAHPDDVKRVQAKLDSTIEKFKITLVESNFRGECSREEVARLKELAREHSCSCTIGLGGGKAIDTAKCVAEGEALIIVPTIAATDAPTSHSAVLYTPDGQFDDYAYFKQSPSVVMIDTTVIANAPTRFLVSGMGDALSTYFEARATSNSYSNVNAGLPSGVREGVCGPAKGTNTALMMAKFCYETLLKDGLNAKVASDCNQVTPALENIIEANILLSGLGFESGGLAAAHAIHNGLTSLEGTHHYYHGEKVAFSTIAQLVLENAPSSELNEVFGFCLSIGLPVCLEDIGVDSISQEELLEVAQKACIAEESIHSMPFPITAEAVAAAIRVADQLGRNYKQSKGA; the protein is encoded by the coding sequence ATGAGAAAAGCCTTTATCAGCCCGACCAAATACGTGCAGGGTGAAGACGAACTGCTCAATCTGGGTTACTTTGTACAGACCTTCGGCCAGTCTGCGCTGCTTATTGCCCACCCGGATGATGTAAAGCGTGTGCAGGCCAAGCTGGATTCCACCATTGAAAAGTTTAAAATTACACTCGTCGAAAGCAACTTCCGCGGCGAATGCTCGCGTGAGGAGGTTGCCCGCCTGAAGGAGCTGGCCCGTGAGCATTCCTGCTCCTGTACCATCGGTCTCGGCGGAGGCAAAGCGATCGATACAGCTAAATGTGTAGCCGAGGGCGAAGCACTGATTATTGTGCCGACGATTGCTGCTACTGACGCACCGACCAGCCACTCGGCGGTTCTCTACACTCCGGACGGACAGTTTGATGATTATGCTTATTTTAAACAAAGCCCTAGTGTGGTTATGATTGATACAACAGTAATTGCCAATGCACCGACCCGGTTTCTGGTATCCGGGATGGGGGATGCGCTTTCCACTTATTTTGAAGCGAGAGCGACGTCCAATTCCTACTCCAATGTCAACGCCGGCCTGCCGAGCGGTGTACGCGAAGGTGTATGCGGACCGGCCAAGGGAACAAATACGGCCCTGATGATGGCGAAATTCTGCTACGAAACGCTGCTTAAGGACGGATTGAACGCGAAGGTGGCCAGCGACTGCAATCAGGTGACGCCTGCGCTGGAAAATATCATCGAGGCCAACATTCTGCTGTCCGGACTCGGCTTTGAGAGCGGCGGTCTGGCTGCGGCCCATGCGATTCATAACGGTCTGACTTCCCTGGAAGGCACGCATCACTACTATCACGGTGAAAAGGTAGCTTTCAGCACGATTGCCCAGCTTGTGCTTGAAAATGCGCCGTCCAGCGAGCTGAATGAGGTATTCGGCTTCTGCCTGTCTATCGGCCTGCCGGTCTGCCTTGAGGATATCGGAGTAGACAGCATTTCGCAGGAAGAGCTGCTGGAAGTTGCGCAGAAGGCCTGTATTGCAGAAGAGTCGATCCATTCCATGCCTTTCCCTATTACGGCAGAAGCTGTAGCAGCGGCAATCCGGGTAGCGGATCAGCTCGGACGCAACTACAAGCAGAGCAAGGGGGCATAA
- a CDS encoding PocR ligand-binding domain-containing protein, giving the protein MSNPLFKLENIIDLEKWDKLQDSLALVTKMAIITVNYKGVPVSKHSYCQPFCQGVRKDEMLSPFCQKCDARGGLEAVRLNAPYIYKCHFNIIDIAVPIIIDNQYIGAVMAGQIRLRDSDQQQLEQLVSRPPNADTELKFQALEAEYASLPTLSYDEVSTIADMLYHLCNYIVEEAITKNATIQLYKKTLLPETPQGPADDYAASPVPAVGSLQAIQNELSNALVEHSIKELSSMQYRAANPLLQPAFDYLYRHKNKNFTLADLARQCHISPSYFSRIFTRETGENFSTFAPRLKIEWAKQLLEATDQPVNLISDVLGFCDAGYFIKTFKKFEHLTPAVYRSRLREAH; this is encoded by the coding sequence ATGAGTAATCCGCTGTTTAAGCTGGAGAACATTATAGACCTCGAGAAGTGGGATAAGCTCCAGGACTCTCTCGCACTGGTCACGAAGATGGCGATTATCACCGTCAACTACAAAGGGGTCCCCGTCAGCAAACACAGCTACTGCCAGCCTTTCTGCCAGGGCGTGAGGAAGGACGAAATGCTGTCCCCGTTCTGCCAGAAATGTGATGCCCGGGGCGGTCTTGAGGCCGTACGTCTGAATGCGCCCTATATCTACAAATGCCACTTCAATATTATTGATATTGCGGTTCCGATCATTATAGACAATCAATACATAGGTGCGGTCATGGCCGGGCAGATCCGGCTCCGCGACTCCGACCAGCAGCAGCTGGAGCAGCTCGTCTCCCGGCCGCCCAATGCCGATACCGAGCTTAAATTCCAGGCTCTTGAAGCCGAATATGCCTCGCTGCCGACGCTGTCCTATGACGAGGTTTCAACCATTGCTGATATGCTGTATCATCTCTGCAACTATATAGTGGAAGAAGCTATCACCAAGAATGCCACCATCCAGCTGTACAAAAAAACACTGCTCCCCGAAACGCCGCAGGGCCCGGCTGATGATTATGCTGCCTCTCCCGTGCCGGCTGTCGGCAGCCTCCAGGCCATTCAGAACGAGCTGTCCAACGCGCTGGTCGAGCATTCCATCAAAGAGCTGAGCTCCATGCAGTACCGCGCCGCTAATCCGCTGCTGCAGCCTGCCTTTGATTACCTCTACCGGCATAAAAACAAAAATTTCACCCTGGCTGACCTGGCCAGACAATGTCACATCAGCCCCAGCTATTTCAGCCGGATCTTCACCAGGGAGACCGGGGAGAACTTCTCCACCTTCGCTCCGCGCCTGAAGATTGAATGGGCCAAACAGCTCCTTGAGGCCACGGACCAGCCTGTCAACCTGATCAGCGATGTGCTGGGCTTCTGCGATGCCGGCTATTTCATCAAGACCTTTAAGAAGTTTGAGCATCTTACCCCTGCCGTATACAGAAGCAGGCTGCGGGAGGCGCATTAG